The following are encoded in a window of Methanofastidiosum sp. genomic DNA:
- a CDS encoding tetratricopeptide repeat protein produces MTKISDPKKIKKKYEVIFSLLDELKIKEAKEKIDKLLIRNKKDSFLHWLKGYVLLYEGTDNFEDAIVSFNKAIEIDPNNTFAWEFKAIALRSLGRYEEAIECYDKSMEFDPLDYAAIYNRAVLLERIGKNEEALDYYSLATKIDPENILAWESKANLLEDLERFDEAEESRGKIEKDYTARIVEKDPATPEEWIHKGETLEKLGKYLWANQCYDMALKIDENHQKARDLKYMLLEKHRIDAGSRKSYLRSIIGSDRFAV; encoded by the coding sequence ATGACAAAAATATCTGATCCTAAAAAAATCAAGAAGAAATACGAGGTTATATTTTCTCTACTTGATGAACTAAAAATAAAAGAAGCTAAAGAGAAGATTGACAAACTCTTAATCAGGAATAAAAAGGATTCTTTTCTCCATTGGCTAAAGGGTTATGTTCTTTTGTATGAAGGAACAGATAACTTTGAGGATGCGATAGTCTCTTTTAATAAGGCGATAGAAATTGACCCAAACAATACCTTTGCCTGGGAGTTTAAGGCTATAGCTTTGAGATCCCTTGGGAGATATGAAGAGGCCATAGAGTGCTATGACAAATCGATGGAGTTTGACCCTCTTGACTATGCAGCAATCTATAACAGGGCAGTCCTTTTAGAGAGAATCGGGAAGAATGAAGAAGCCCTTGACTACTACTCTCTTGCAACTAAGATTGATCCAGAAAATATCCTTGCCTGGGAAAGTAAAGCAAATCTTCTGGAAGATCTGGAAAGATTTGATGAGGCTGAGGAGTCTAGAGGCAAGATAGAGAAGGACTACACAGCAAGGATCGTTGAGAAGGATCCTGCTACGCCTGAAGAATGGATTCACAAGGGTGAGACGCTTGAAAAACTTGGGAAATACCTCTGGGCAAATCAGTGCTATGATATGGCCCTAAAAATTGACGAGAATCATCAGAAAGCCCGTGACCTAAAATATATGCTCCTTGAAAAGCACAGGATTGACGCAGGCTCAAGGAAAAGCTATCTCAGATCCATAATTGGTTCAGATAGGTTTGCAGTTTAG